A section of the Methanosarcina mazei S-6 genome encodes:
- a CDS encoding S-layer protein domain-containing protein, giving the protein MDIIDDNRIILPFKYSIFFLIVVLFITIPSEGAIEQRGQLISIAAGDHHILNAENCPGFYYSTTSGTYYETLELTFAEDGFIDTEDAIYTSKITSGSTAFFGKKYKVLEDGLLSESLISSGSRDLQRGNDFDLGHGCKLVLQGINGNYALLELQKNSEQVTTKTVEEGSKFNFTTEVDGKEYVILEGTLEKVLDSRDPIVRLKSVNHYSDTPRRIEKGDEYGKFEVSSVTNKSIELKNKAPIRMQPGDHITVLDNLIDLRVADTVYRACSYNMTQDTIKSYKIRGTSLTVNRSDSYPDSCNWTADSFGMLFYDPEYDLSTESLSITLDAGNDWVPEGGLVYESLPVKVTYENPEMMDYGTDWFNQGYSVLGWNGEEYAYLGTDRGIVNILLEEDEKILYPNEEYDLKEGYTLKVTDLASDKACLTLSRNKLPVYSSIISPGKSADLGTHTFLYKKELNGVEVPLFSVYVDSVIQGDELSAVNLKHLLHFSDSPLELNYGKEYGELTIVETYPKLRLENKHVVWSGSDINVTEDIWIGRFEKKTAGNLFVTFYPYMNKVENVRSILPSVSSWSIPAMSIEEYLIGV; this is encoded by the coding sequence ATGGATATTATTGATGATAATCGTATTATTTTACCATTTAAGTATTCAATTTTTTTTCTAATAGTGGTTTTATTTATTACCATTCCTTCAGAGGGTGCTATTGAACAGCGGGGCCAGCTTATAAGCATCGCAGCGGGAGACCATCACATTCTCAATGCGGAAAATTGCCCGGGGTTTTATTATTCAACAACTTCAGGAACATATTATGAAACTCTGGAGCTTACTTTTGCCGAAGACGGGTTTATTGACACCGAAGACGCAATCTATACTTCCAAAATCACTTCCGGTTCAACTGCTTTTTTTGGGAAGAAATATAAGGTTCTTGAGGACGGGCTGCTCAGTGAGAGCCTCATCAGTTCCGGAAGCCGTGATCTTCAAAGGGGAAACGATTTTGATCTCGGGCACGGATGTAAACTGGTTCTTCAGGGCATAAACGGGAATTATGCCCTTCTCGAGCTCCAGAAAAATTCCGAGCAGGTTACCACAAAAACCGTGGAAGAGGGTTCCAAATTTAATTTCACGACAGAGGTCGACGGCAAAGAGTATGTTATCCTTGAAGGGACCCTGGAAAAGGTTCTTGACAGCAGGGACCCGATAGTGCGCCTTAAAAGCGTAAACCATTATTCGGATACTCCTCGCAGGATTGAAAAAGGGGATGAATACGGAAAGTTCGAAGTCAGCTCAGTTACAAATAAGAGTATCGAATTGAAAAACAAAGCACCTATCAGGATGCAGCCCGGGGACCACATAACCGTCCTTGACAACCTGATTGATTTGAGAGTTGCTGATACTGTTTACAGGGCATGTTCTTACAACATGACCCAGGACACTATAAAATCGTATAAAATCAGGGGCACATCCTTAACTGTAAACCGGTCCGATTCCTATCCTGACTCCTGCAACTGGACAGCAGATTCTTTTGGCATGCTATTCTATGACCCGGAATACGACCTCAGTACGGAAAGCCTCAGCATAACGCTTGACGCCGGAAACGACTGGGTCCCCGAAGGAGGCCTTGTTTATGAATCCCTGCCTGTTAAGGTAACTTATGAAAACCCGGAAATGATGGATTACGGGACAGACTGGTTTAATCAGGGATACTCAGTGCTTGGCTGGAACGGTGAAGAATACGCATATCTCGGAACTGATAGAGGTATTGTAAATATCCTTCTGGAAGAAGATGAGAAAATCCTCTACCCGAATGAAGAATACGACCTAAAAGAAGGGTATACCCTGAAAGTTACAGATCTGGCATCGGATAAAGCCTGCCTCACTCTTTCCAGGAACAAACTCCCGGTTTATTCAAGCATAATCTCTCCCGGTAAATCCGCTGACCTGGGAACTCACACTTTCCTCTACAAAAAGGAATTAAATGGTGTGGAGGTGCCCCTTTTTTCAGTATATGTTGACAGTGTAATACAGGGAGATGAACTCTCTGCTGTTAACCTGAAACACCTCCTGCACTTCTCTGACAGCCCGCTTGAGCTGAATTACGGAAAGGAGTACGGAGAGCTTACTATTGTTGAAACATATCCGAAACTCAGGCTCGAAAATAAGCATGTGGTCTGGTCCGGTTCGGATATCAATGTAACGGAGGATATCTGGATTGGAAGGTTTGAAAAGAAGACCGCGGGGAATCTCTTTGTTACCTTTTACCCTTACATGAATAAGGTGGAAAATGTAAGGTCCATCCTTCCGTCCGTTTCAAGCTGGTCCATACCAGCTATGAGTATTGAAGAATACCTTATAGGAGTCTGA
- a CDS encoding WD40 repeat domain-containing protein codes for MKKSSIALILLFAFILLTVSGCISSDIMSSGNVSSDSTSPDEGEGNAGENSRNVLNQIDTASYEKSSPYLYWEYELGDIIPENISEGRGNTQDCVRFTTDGKYLAAGTGKDLTVLDVAGKNVLWKKTLKGNISDLSFSIDGKYLIAGERSADGCIYSFDASTGEEIHRYRTADDLGTDENYRNQPCIYKIKTSDDAVYIAAGRYWKDSGYELASRVYRFSPDGNLSWKLPAAENYPGSVNWIDSSLDGKNVVFSTGDWTNSLEIGAVIYSVDERGSLRWKYEIPPLRPYFVSAAVWHGLDVSDDGSIITAFTGDGRKYLFYDSEMKKPGDGKSEWHSEKYQSNVTAPEELEGSVIYAYGENAKIASEDEILYLTGATLPAYYPGNVPMAYPLENSLVSCDAETGETSWTYSLGGRCAGIIYSPDERFFALPVGKDTSSGNTQVHGIHVFDSRKSGNGNSKLLWTFRTEGVVADAAISSDCTVAAVELPLKLKNGDVTGKHRLIIVR; via the coding sequence ATGAAAAAAAGCAGTATAGCATTGATACTATTATTTGCATTTATCTTATTGACAGTTTCAGGATGCATATCTTCCGATATAATGTCTTCAGGTAATGTGTCTTCTGACAGCACATCTCCGGATGAAGGCGAAGGAAATGCAGGGGAAAACTCACGCAATGTACTGAATCAGATAGATACGGCATCTTATGAAAAATCTTCGCCTTATCTTTACTGGGAGTATGAGCTTGGGGACATAATTCCGGAAAACATAAGTGAAGGACGGGGGAACACTCAGGACTGTGTAAGGTTTACCACAGACGGAAAATATCTAGCTGCAGGGACAGGAAAAGACCTCACTGTTCTTGATGTGGCAGGTAAAAATGTTCTCTGGAAAAAGACTCTTAAAGGAAATATTTCAGACCTTTCTTTTTCAATAGACGGAAAGTACCTCATTGCTGGAGAGAGAAGCGCTGACGGCTGCATATATTCCTTTGATGCCAGCACTGGTGAAGAGATACACCGTTACAGGACTGCAGATGACCTGGGGACAGACGAGAACTACAGAAACCAGCCCTGCATATACAAAATAAAGACTTCTGATGATGCCGTGTATATTGCAGCAGGGAGATACTGGAAAGATTCCGGATATGAGCTGGCTTCAAGGGTTTACAGGTTCAGTCCTGATGGCAATCTGTCCTGGAAACTTCCGGCAGCAGAAAATTACCCCGGAAGTGTAAACTGGATAGATTCAAGCCTGGACGGAAAAAATGTTGTTTTTTCAACGGGAGACTGGACAAATTCCCTTGAAATAGGTGCGGTAATTTACTCTGTGGATGAAAGAGGGAGTTTACGCTGGAAATACGAAATCCCGCCTCTTAGACCTTATTTTGTCTCTGCAGCAGTCTGGCACGGGCTTGATGTTTCGGATGACGGTTCCATAATAACTGCTTTTACAGGGGACGGAAGAAAATACCTGTTTTACGACTCCGAGATGAAAAAACCTGGAGACGGAAAATCCGAATGGCACTCCGAAAAATATCAGTCCAATGTGACAGCCCCGGAAGAGCTTGAAGGCAGCGTCATCTACGCCTATGGCGAAAACGCGAAAATCGCATCTGAAGATGAAATACTCTACCTTACAGGTGCCACACTTCCTGCATATTATCCCGGAAACGTCCCTATGGCATACCCACTTGAAAACTCACTCGTATCATGCGATGCCGAAACAGGAGAGACTTCCTGGACATACAGCCTCGGAGGACGCTGTGCAGGAATTATTTACTCTCCCGATGAGAGGTTCTTTGCCCTGCCAGTCGGAAAAGATACCTCATCAGGCAATACTCAGGTCCATGGAATCCATGTATTCGATTCCCGGAAATCCGGAAATGGGAACTCAAAACTGCTCTGGACTTTCAGGACCGAAGGGGTTGTTGCAGATGCTGCAATTTCTTCAGACTGTACCGTAGCTGCGGTTGAACTTCCTCTAAAACTCAAAAACGGGGATGTAACCGGAAAACACAGGTTAATAATTGTCAGGTGA
- a CDS encoding WD40 repeat domain-containing protein, translating to MRWKYLVVLLIVILLASGCAEKSQGPGASAAFQEPESDTQDTEKTGNSEEGVHIDSVVFSRAGALLTLKDEAEISEIGVYSESEEIASQEIGKNKDNVFVSFNWDPEARYRFEVITGSGASGTIEAYAPSKPSLKKEYTIELEDVTPGDIEKTSTNVEGALKFSPDSEYLAIGTNGGSLKLIKVATGEKVWEKQLVKGIADARIADIEFSEDGKRLFVGEESPDAFLYCFDLEGAEIWKYGAGKELGSDLKYMPAMKKIKLDSEGNIYVAASRACGYIGEKYKYLARVYSFDPEGNLRWKFPESEYMDSGVTWIDATPDGKYAVFGTTCFTETEKWREGTVHALNGNTGQEHWSYKIQPVEPFFDYSAIWYSTQITPDGEKLITMTSDGRAFLFNNSRIIETGTPEIAWQQNISTPIVVSGVPIYGSANYAYIVNDTLIFSIGSTFSKDKNKDAPFEHPSGNSLFAYDYDGNLLWKWRVDGYAGECAVNDRYLVIPLAQNLVTEDRSVHGVYVFDASKSGGASSRLIQTYNTEGITVSADISPDGRYIAALEAPSRLDDGTVLGEYKVHILT from the coding sequence ATGAGATGGAAATATTTGGTAGTCCTGCTTATTGTGATTTTACTGGCTTCGGGATGTGCTGAAAAAAGCCAGGGGCCTGGAGCCAGCGCAGCTTTTCAGGAGCCGGAGTCAGATACTCAGGATACTGAGAAAACAGGCAATTCCGAAGAAGGAGTCCACATAGACTCAGTGGTTTTCTCAAGGGCTGGGGCTCTACTTACTCTGAAAGATGAGGCAGAAATTTCGGAAATCGGGGTTTACTCTGAAAGCGAAGAGATAGCTTCTCAGGAGATCGGAAAAAACAAAGACAATGTTTTTGTTTCCTTTAACTGGGACCCTGAAGCCCGGTACAGGTTTGAAGTGATTACAGGTTCAGGGGCATCCGGCACTATAGAAGCATATGCCCCTTCAAAACCCTCCCTGAAAAAGGAGTATACAATAGAGCTTGAAGATGTAACTCCGGGAGATATCGAAAAAACCTCAACAAACGTGGAAGGTGCGTTAAAATTTTCTCCTGACAGCGAATATCTAGCCATAGGGACAAATGGAGGCTCTCTTAAACTCATAAAGGTAGCAACAGGTGAAAAGGTGTGGGAAAAACAGCTCGTTAAAGGGATAGCGGACGCAAGAATAGCAGACATAGAGTTTTCAGAAGACGGCAAACGCCTTTTTGTGGGAGAAGAAAGCCCTGATGCTTTCCTCTATTGTTTTGACCTTGAAGGAGCTGAAATCTGGAAATATGGAGCAGGTAAGGAACTGGGTTCGGACCTCAAGTACATGCCTGCCATGAAAAAGATAAAACTTGACTCGGAAGGGAATATTTACGTCGCTGCAAGCAGGGCATGCGGTTATATCGGTGAGAAATACAAATACCTAGCAAGAGTCTATTCCTTTGACCCTGAGGGCAACCTGCGCTGGAAATTCCCGGAATCAGAATACATGGACTCTGGAGTTACATGGATTGATGCCACTCCTGATGGGAAATACGCTGTTTTTGGCACCACATGTTTTACAGAAACAGAAAAGTGGAGAGAAGGCACTGTCCATGCCCTGAACGGAAACACAGGACAGGAACACTGGAGCTACAAGATCCAACCGGTTGAGCCGTTTTTTGACTATTCCGCAATCTGGTACAGCACGCAGATCACTCCTGACGGGGAAAAGCTGATAACAATGACAAGCGACGGCAGGGCTTTTTTATTCAATAATTCCCGGATCATAGAGACCGGGACCCCGGAAATTGCATGGCAGCAGAACATTTCAACCCCTATAGTCGTGAGTGGAGTCCCTATCTACGGCAGTGCTAACTATGCTTACATAGTCAATGACACCCTTATATTTTCAATAGGTAGCACCTTCTCCAAAGACAAAAACAAAGATGCACCCTTTGAACACCCGAGCGGAAACAGCCTTTTTGCATATGATTATGATGGAAACCTGCTCTGGAAATGGAGAGTTGACGGGTATGCGGGAGAATGTGCAGTAAATGACCGCTACCTTGTGATTCCTCTTGCCCAGAACCTGGTAACCGAAGACAGAAGTGTACACGGAGTGTATGTCTTTGACGCATCAAAAAGCGGAGGCGCAAGTTCAAGGCTCATCCAGACCTACAATACCGAAGGAATAACGGTCTCTGCTGATATCTCACCCGACGGCAGGTATATTGCAGCCCTGGAAGCCCCTTCAAGGCTTGACGACGGCACGGTTCTCGGAGAATATAAAGTGCATATCCTGACCTGA
- the cobN gene encoding cobaltochelatase subunit CobN has translation MKIVSVTWNSYIPTLLRAAEELGIELEAYYSKILEENPEEAENVLIACEHADAIFLYHIANPFWEDFYKRLEPLKADRPLICVGSNPSSFTLSSVKLEIAATCFSYMIYGGEENFSNMLRYLLKEVFGAETEAKPPKKIPWDGLYHPDAGEMFSNIRDYLNWYGPLKDKTVGILISRTSWVNNELEIEKALIRDFEKLGLSVIPVFAYSLKDEELGSRSMEEVIEDYFMEGGSPIIDCLVKLSPFFIASSKAKEREASCAAQGVELLKKLDVPVFQPVISHYMTIEQWRESQGLSTEIGWSVALPEYEGGIEPIIIGAGKAEENYMGRFPIQDRCSKLTSRILKWIELRKKPVDRIKIAFILHNRPCTGVEASIGDAANLDSLESVSRILHRMQEAGYSVDPPRDGKELIDTILSKKAISEFRWTPINEIVKNGGALAFVEKEEYEKFFNTLSPSVRQKVIESWGNPPGEEVNGIPAAMVYENKIVVTGVRYGNAVVCVQPKRGCAGSRCDGKVCKILHDPEVPPTHQYLATYRYLENTFGADVLVHVGTHGNLEFLPGKGVGLSEDCYPDIGIGTIPHLYIYNSDNPPEGTIAKRRSLACLVDHMQTVMTSGGLYESLAELDRLLGEYEQVKHDRGREHALKHLILDEIKKSNLDSEIRADHETPFEEVTRKAHEALGRIRNSQIHHGMHIFGRIPEGEKKVEFINSILRYDDKESMGNRVSIRRLIAEILGLDLDELITDQSRISENGKSNGQRLEEIDSLSKDLIRTFINSPEKKPSSIIREIFTGQNFVEKGINPTISQNPEVSQNPVIFQNPEVSQNPVIFQKTAAICERVLDLESRIEKSLEIEALLHGFEGKYIPAGPSGLIMRGRDDVLPTGRNFYSLDPRRVPTKAAWRVGQQLSGVLIDKHLRDEKRYPENVGFYWMANDIMWADGEGMAQIMSLLGVEPVWLSNGQLKGFSIIPLKELGRPRVDVTVRVSGILRDNFPNCLEVIDEAIQAVASLDEPEEMNYPKKHSLRMIEEGADARESTLRIFSSKPGTYSAGVQLAVYASAWKDEKDLADIFLYWNGYAYGKDVKGEEAHAQLASSLKTVDATFNKVVSDEYDLLGCCCYFGVHGGLTAAAKQASGRDVRVYFGDTREPQHVEVRDMADELRRVVRTRLLNPKWIEGMKQHGYKGAQDISKRVGRVYGWEASTQEVDDWIFDDITKTFVLDEEMRRFFEENNPYALEEMARRLLEAQSRGLWDPDPELLEELKNSYLEIESWMEELAGDGEFQGGSVDIVSFEDVPDWDRKMQEIRKILR, from the coding sequence ATGAAAATCGTGTCAGTAACGTGGAATTCATACATTCCCACCCTTTTAAGGGCGGCAGAAGAACTTGGAATAGAGCTTGAGGCTTATTATTCAAAAATCCTTGAAGAAAACCCTGAAGAAGCCGAAAACGTGCTCATTGCGTGCGAGCATGCTGATGCTATCTTTCTTTACCACATAGCCAATCCCTTCTGGGAGGATTTTTATAAAAGACTTGAACCGCTGAAAGCAGATAGACCCTTAATCTGTGTTGGAAGTAACCCCTCAAGTTTCACCCTTTCATCAGTAAAACTCGAAATCGCAGCCACATGTTTTTCGTATATGATTTACGGAGGGGAAGAAAACTTCAGCAACATGCTCAGGTACCTCTTAAAAGAGGTTTTCGGAGCTGAAACCGAAGCAAAACCTCCGAAAAAGATACCCTGGGACGGGCTCTATCACCCGGATGCGGGGGAAATGTTCTCAAATATCCGGGATTACCTGAACTGGTACGGGCCCCTGAAGGATAAAACCGTAGGGATTCTCATCTCAAGGACTTCCTGGGTAAATAATGAGCTTGAAATTGAGAAAGCCCTTATCAGGGATTTTGAAAAACTGGGTTTATCCGTCATTCCTGTTTTTGCATACTCTCTGAAAGATGAGGAACTTGGAAGCAGGAGTATGGAAGAAGTCATAGAGGACTATTTCATGGAAGGAGGCAGCCCCATCATAGACTGCCTTGTGAAGCTTTCTCCATTTTTTATTGCCAGCAGCAAGGCAAAAGAAAGGGAAGCCTCATGTGCAGCACAGGGCGTAGAGCTGCTCAAAAAACTCGATGTCCCGGTTTTCCAGCCTGTAATTTCACATTATATGACCATAGAACAATGGCGGGAGTCGCAGGGCTTGAGTACTGAGATTGGGTGGAGTGTTGCTCTTCCTGAGTATGAGGGCGGGATTGAGCCCATCATAATAGGCGCAGGCAAAGCTGAAGAAAATTATATGGGGCGCTTCCCTATCCAGGACCGCTGCTCAAAGCTGACATCCAGGATATTAAAATGGATAGAACTCAGGAAAAAGCCAGTTGACCGGATAAAAATCGCGTTTATCCTCCACAACAGGCCCTGTACGGGAGTTGAAGCTTCGATCGGAGATGCTGCCAACCTTGATTCCCTTGAAAGTGTGTCAAGAATCCTTCACAGAATGCAGGAAGCAGGTTACTCTGTTGACCCTCCCCGGGATGGCAAAGAGCTTATAGACACAATCCTGAGCAAAAAAGCAATTTCAGAGTTCAGGTGGACTCCCATTAACGAAATAGTAAAGAATGGCGGAGCCCTCGCTTTTGTGGAGAAGGAAGAGTACGAGAAATTTTTCAATACCCTGAGCCCGAGTGTCAGGCAAAAGGTAATTGAAAGCTGGGGAAACCCTCCTGGAGAAGAGGTCAACGGCATCCCTGCTGCAATGGTCTACGAGAATAAAATTGTGGTAACCGGTGTACGGTATGGAAACGCTGTGGTCTGCGTACAGCCAAAACGGGGATGTGCAGGTTCAAGGTGTGATGGGAAGGTCTGTAAGATCCTGCACGACCCTGAAGTCCCTCCGACTCACCAGTATCTGGCAACCTACAGGTACCTTGAAAACACTTTTGGGGCTGATGTGCTCGTACATGTCGGAACCCATGGGAATCTTGAATTCCTTCCCGGAAAAGGAGTCGGGCTTTCCGAAGACTGTTATCCGGACATCGGAATCGGGACAATCCCCCATCTTTATATATACAACTCCGACAACCCCCCCGAAGGCACAATCGCCAAACGCCGGAGCCTCGCCTGCCTTGTTGACCATATGCAGACTGTTATGACCTCAGGAGGGCTTTATGAAAGCCTTGCAGAGCTTGACAGGCTGCTAGGGGAATACGAACAGGTAAAACACGACAGAGGCAGAGAACATGCTTTAAAGCACCTGATCCTTGATGAGATTAAAAAATCGAACCTTGACTCCGAGATAAGAGCCGACCACGAGACTCCTTTTGAAGAAGTTACAAGAAAAGCGCATGAAGCCCTTGGTCGGATAAGAAACAGCCAGATCCACCACGGGATGCATATTTTCGGGCGGATTCCCGAAGGCGAGAAAAAAGTAGAATTCATAAATTCGATTTTAAGGTATGATGACAAGGAAAGCATGGGAAACAGGGTTTCTATCCGTAGGCTTATCGCAGAAATCCTGGGGCTTGACCTTGACGAACTGATCACTGACCAGAGCCGGATATCGGAAAATGGGAAGTCAAATGGTCAGAGGCTTGAAGAGATTGATTCTCTTTCAAAAGACCTCATCAGGACATTCATAAATAGCCCGGAAAAAAAACCGTCCTCGATAATCAGAGAGATATTTACAGGTCAGAACTTTGTAGAGAAGGGAATAAATCCCACCATTTCTCAGAATCCTGAAGTTTCTCAAAATCCTGTCATCTTTCAGAATCCTGAAGTTTCTCAAAATCCTGTCATCTTTCAGAAAACTGCTGCAATCTGTGAAAGGGTCCTTGATCTTGAGTCAAGGATAGAAAAATCTCTGGAAATTGAGGCTCTTTTGCACGGCTTTGAAGGAAAATACATCCCTGCCGGTCCTTCAGGGCTCATCATGCGCGGAAGAGATGACGTGCTGCCGACAGGAAGGAACTTCTATTCTCTTGACCCCAGAAGAGTGCCGACAAAAGCTGCATGGAGAGTTGGGCAGCAGCTTTCAGGGGTCCTGATCGATAAACACCTCAGAGACGAGAAACGTTATCCAGAAAATGTGGGCTTTTACTGGATGGCAAACGATATCATGTGGGCTGACGGAGAGGGAATGGCACAGATAATGAGCCTGCTTGGGGTCGAACCGGTCTGGCTCAGCAACGGGCAGCTGAAGGGATTCTCCATTATCCCCCTCAAAGAGTTGGGCAGGCCCAGAGTTGATGTAACCGTAAGGGTTTCAGGAATTCTGAGGGACAACTTCCCTAACTGCCTGGAGGTAATAGATGAGGCAATTCAGGCTGTAGCTTCCCTTGATGAACCTGAAGAAATGAATTATCCAAAAAAACACAGCCTCAGGATGATTGAAGAAGGAGCTGATGCGAGAGAATCCACATTACGGATCTTTTCAAGCAAACCCGGCACCTATTCGGCAGGGGTACAGCTTGCAGTCTATGCAAGTGCCTGGAAGGATGAAAAAGACCTGGCAGACATCTTCCTTTACTGGAACGGTTATGCATATGGAAAAGATGTTAAGGGAGAGGAGGCTCATGCACAGCTTGCTTCAAGCCTTAAAACCGTTGATGCTACCTTCAACAAAGTGGTCAGTGACGAGTACGATCTCCTTGGCTGCTGCTGTTATTTTGGAGTCCACGGAGGGCTCACGGCTGCTGCAAAGCAGGCTTCGGGCAGGGATGTAAGAGTCTATTTTGGGGATACGAGAGAACCACAGCATGTTGAAGTCAGGGATATGGCAGATGAACTTCGCAGGGTAGTAAGGACCAGGCTCTTAAACCCGAAATGGATCGAAGGCATGAAACAGCACGGGTATAAAGGTGCACAGGACATTTCTAAAAGAGTTGGAAGAGTCTACGGCTGGGAAGCTTCCACGCAGGAAGTGGACGACTGGATCTTTGATGATATCACAAAGACATTCGTGCTTGATGAAGAAATGCGCAGGTTCTTTGAAGAAAATAACCCATATGCCCTTGAGGAAATGGCACGCCGCCTCCTTGAAGCGCAGTCAAGAGGGCTCTGGGACCCGGACCCCGAACTTCTTGAAGAGCTGAAAAACTCCTACCTCGAAATCGAGAGCTGGATGGAGGAGCTGGCAGGGGATGGAGAATTTCAGGGTGGGTCTGTTGATATCGTGAGTTTTGAAGATGTCCCTGACTGGGACAGGAAAATGCAGGAAATCCGGAAAATCCTCAGATAA
- a CDS encoding ABC transporter ATP-binding protein, producing the protein MNQNRGSTIIEIRDLWYTYPGRMEPTLKGIDLKIKEGEFVLLTGPTGCGKSTLLKTLNGIIPHESEGIFSGSIKISGIETVDSGQMELSKKAGLVFQSPDDQIFSTTVEDEVAFGPENLCMEREEIDKKVDDALKMVGMSGHRLDSTNSLSGGQKQRVCIASMLAMMPEILAMDEPVSQMDPAGTQEILNTVRELNRKQNITILLVEHRLHEIAPFADRVVIMDSGKIILDQPASKAFENLEVFHRLGLRVPEPVELCHTLGIKASPFSAEETFPLLNTGNFKEKIGDYPASPGRKEKTSSPGWSAENNEPLVSVRDLWSGYDKSRMVLKGINLEIHRGERVAVMGTNGSGKSTLLLNLAAMLRPYKGNVKIFGEDTKTKNPYSFAGRIGFVFQNPDLMLFCDSTEEEAKFGPARLKLDNIEERAKISLEAMSILNLRKDLPQSLSRGQRLRTAVASILSIDPILVLLDEPTTGQDRVNIEQMMDYFKTRGSTLVFCTHDIEIAMLYATRILVMNEGQIIADGRGRDVIKDIDILRKASLTQPPVVEIASYLGIDAFSITELVDGLIHRNPEIRIAEGIKC; encoded by the coding sequence GTGAATCAGAACAGGGGCAGTACAATAATAGAGATCAGGGACCTGTGGTACACTTATCCGGGGAGAATGGAACCGACTTTAAAAGGAATCGACCTGAAAATAAAAGAGGGGGAATTCGTCCTCCTTACAGGACCTACAGGCTGCGGAAAGAGTACTTTACTGAAAACACTTAACGGCATAATTCCCCATGAATCAGAAGGAATATTTTCAGGCAGCATAAAGATCTCCGGAATAGAGACCGTAGATTCAGGGCAGATGGAGCTTTCAAAAAAAGCAGGACTTGTATTCCAGAGCCCGGACGACCAGATATTTTCTACAACTGTTGAAGATGAAGTAGCCTTTGGGCCTGAAAACCTATGCATGGAAAGGGAAGAGATTGATAAAAAAGTAGACGACGCTCTCAAGATGGTGGGGATGTCAGGGCACAGGCTGGACTCCACGAATTCTCTTTCCGGGGGGCAGAAACAGAGGGTCTGCATTGCCAGCATGCTTGCGATGATGCCTGAAATCCTTGCAATGGACGAGCCCGTAAGCCAGATGGATCCTGCAGGGACACAGGAGATCCTGAATACGGTAAGAGAACTCAACAGGAAGCAGAATATAACCATTCTGCTGGTTGAGCACAGGCTTCACGAAATTGCGCCTTTTGCGGACAGGGTCGTCATAATGGACAGCGGGAAAATTATCCTTGACCAGCCCGCCTCAAAAGCTTTTGAAAATCTTGAGGTCTTCCACAGGCTTGGGCTTCGGGTTCCCGAACCTGTTGAACTCTGCCATACTCTGGGGATAAAGGCAAGCCCCTTCAGTGCAGAGGAAACGTTTCCATTATTGAACACCGGAAATTTTAAAGAAAAAATCGGGGACTATCCAGCAAGCCCTGGCAGGAAAGAAAAAACCAGTTCTCCGGGCTGGTCCGCAGAGAATAACGAACCTCTGGTTTCAGTCCGGGACCTCTGGTCTGGATACGATAAAAGCCGGATGGTTCTTAAAGGCATAAATCTGGAAATCCATAGAGGTGAAAGGGTTGCAGTTATGGGCACAAATGGTTCGGGGAAATCAACCCTGCTTCTGAACCTTGCAGCCATGCTCAGGCCGTATAAAGGAAATGTAAAGATCTTCGGGGAGGATACAAAAACAAAAAATCCGTATTCTTTTGCGGGCAGAATAGGCTTTGTATTCCAGAACCCTGACCTTATGCTCTTCTGCGATTCGACGGAAGAGGAGGCAAAGTTCGGGCCTGCCAGGTTAAAATTAGATAACATAGAAGAAAGGGCGAAAATTTCCCTTGAAGCCATGTCGATCCTGAACCTCAGAAAGGACCTCCCCCAGTCCCTGAGCAGAGGACAGAGATTGAGGACAGCTGTCGCCTCCATACTTTCTATAGATCCCATTCTTGTCCTCCTTGATGAACCCACGACAGGGCAGGACAGGGTGAATATAGAGCAGATGATGGACTATTTCAAAACTAGAGGTTCCACGCTTGTGTTCTGTACCCATGATATTGAGATTGCGATGCTCTATGCCACCAGAATTCTTGTGATGAATGAAGGGCAGATTATAGCAGATGGAAGGGGAAGAGATGTCATAAAGGATATCGACATCCTGAGAAAAGCATCCCTTACCCAGCCTCCAGTTGTTGAAATTGCCAGCTATCTCGGAATTGACGCCTTTTCGATTACAGAACTTGTGGATGGTCTGATCCACAGAAATCCCGAAATCCGAATTGCTGAAGGGATAAAATGCTGA